GActattttttctagtttttagTGCAATGctaaaagaaatattgttttcagcttaatataattattttttaaagtaaaagttaaaTATGAAGTGCACAAATATAATAGATTTAAGATACCGTACTGagtgtttatttacataaaaacagTGGTTCATTCTCCCCTTCTCTGAACGGCGGTAAAGATTCACGGACTGTGTTAACGAAGGGAAATGTCGGCGGAAAATCCCAAcattgttgatgatgacgacagtCTGTCGTTGGTTGACGTACTTAACGAACAAGCACGTCTTCAAGCAGATGCGTCAGCTGTTTTAGGTGACAGTGATGAAAGTAACTGCACTTACGCAAAGGTTtgtaaaatacatgtttttatgATAATACCACGTACGTTTATACATAACGGGCCTAGGCCACTTTGCCTTTGGTTTATCCTCTCATAACTCAATCCGTGTATGCTTAACAGTGCGCTACATCTAACTAGCACAAGGAGAatcttttcattaaatttatatGTTATTTCATTAATAACGGCAGGTTATTCTACACCTTATTTTCAAAACAGTGGACactatatttataaacatgagACATAACTTTTGTTAAGTATATTGGCGGTGATATCATTTATTGATTGTATGTAATTTATTATAATcagctttataatttttttcatcaacattactttgaagattttttaatCAACACATTTTAAGGAGATTTTGTTAGACTCTGAATTAAGTAGATTAtactattgttatttttatggtaTAATATGTGGGATATTCTTTTTAACACAAATTACTACAGGGATACATTCAGAGACAGGCTCTCTATGCCTGTGCAACCTGTTCCTCAACAGAACCAGCAGGCATATGTCTAGCTTGCAGTTACCAGTGTCATGAGGGACATGAGCTGTATGAGTTGTATACTAAGCGGTAAGCAGCCAgctgtataataataataatttgattgGTCAAGTGATACTGCACTCGGAATATGACTCGATGgaagagaagacaaaacaaaacaaaacaaaaaatcaggTCTATcctatacacatacacatacacatacatgcacactaCCCCTCTTCCTCATTTGGTGTCTGTTCTTCACTCCCTTTCCATCACAGACACAGGCACTATCTCACAGATTGCAAAAGGTCACAATCAACTAGTATTGGTCCTTGGCATGAGCTACACCAGAGTTAAGGAAGACTATTGCTTCCACAAAATAACTATATCTCAACAGGAAAGTTCTGGGCTGGATGAGTCTGACCTCAGAGGGTATGAGACAACAGGTCATTGGTCAGGTGAGAATCATCCACCATAATCTTGCATGCCCTGCACAGACTATGATGGGCATAGATTTCGCCCACAGGAAGTAGGTCACTGCCAATACATTGGCTAGCTGCATACACCACCCAGTCGAGTAGGACATTCTGTTTTTGGGTGGTACTGCTGTACCAGACGGTGACAGAGAATGTCAGTACACTCTCAATCACTGCCCAATAAAACTGGATCAGAATGTCCCTTTTTATACCAAATTTCTATTTTCTGGTGGAGAAAGTAGACTTTGCTTCTTGATAGTGAAAACCACGACTTCCCAGCTCAGATCATTGGAGATGATGGAACCCAGAAATCTGAAGTGGCTGACCTGCTCAGTAGCCTAGCTGGTGAGAGCTAGAGACTCAACAAGTCCTCTGTTCCTGTGGAAATCAACTATCAGCTCTTTGGTTTTAGGTACATTGAGCTGCAGACCATTATCGCTACACCAAGCCATGAGGTGATCCAATTCTTGGTGGTACACAGACTCATTGTTATTCACTTTAAGACTTACCACCTTGGTGTCATTGTCAAACTTCACGATCTGTATTGATATGTGAGCTGAGACACGATCGTTGGTGAAAAGGCAGAACAGAACAGAGAGGACACAACCTTATGGTATGCACCTTGTGTTCACATATAAAAAAGGGGCCTGGCAGTGGGAATGAAGGGGCAGTGGCTATCACTGGTGTGGTATTGCCCCGGTCAAATCGACCATAAAACTCATTCAGCCTGTCAGGGAGGGTGGCATCTCCAGTCCTAGATGGTAGTATCTTTGCATAGTTGGTGATGGTGTGCAGGCTGTGCCACATAGCATGAGAGTTGCCAGACTGAAACTGAGACTCGAGTTTACGCTGGAAATCCCATTTGTCTCTAGTGGCTTTCTGCAAGTTGTATTTGGCTTGCCAGAAGATGATATCATCACCAGACCTGTGAGCAGCATTTTTCGATTccaaatgtatataaaatatagtttgaaaAATGGACATACATGAAACATGCAGCCAGAATACAATAGtagacatttatttaaaaaaatgaaatgcattccagtaaatgtttgcttttaaaattgcTTCTGTAAATATGCTTTTGTTGAGTAAGCATCAGTATTactatttctttgaaaaaattttcAGAGTATCTCAATGCTGCAATGTTTTTGGTTAATCCTACAGTTTCTTCCGCTGTGACTGTGGAAATAGCAAGTTTCCAGAGTCTTTGTGCAAACTTGAAAAGGTGAGAACCATTTGCAAGTCTCCAACAGAGAATAATGTGTTTTGTCTCACTGTCTCTTGATTATTACcatttcatcattatcattttatgtttatttgattgctttcttcttcttcttcttcttgttcttcctaatcacccccagtggagcgtAGGGCCACAACCACACTCCACCATCGGACCTGGTTCTATGCGTCCCTTTTCAGTTGGGACCaagtcatgccagctgtctccgcctctctgtaGACtaatctcctccatgtctgtctgggtctcccaaccctgcgcctcccttgtgggttccagcccaaagcttgtcttgttaaattgtcggctggctttcgcaaggtttgaccaatccagccccacctcctcttcttgatgtcttggctggcaggtttttggttggctgtctcccacaggtctgtattggagatcttctctggtcatctgatgttgaggatgtagtgcagacatctgttggcgaatgtctgtatcttattggtgatggcatttgtcacacgccatgtctcagatccatacagaaggactttacatttgtgttaaagatgcagatcttggtgtgtaaagataaagccttggagttccagataagTCATaaggtgtggaatgcaagcctggctttgtttattcggcttcttacatcttcatctgtacctccatctttgatTGCTTTACTGAAGCATTAATGATACGCTTGTGTTGCATTGCAGTCCCAGCACTGTATCAGATTTTACcacataaaattttaaaagtgacTTGTGACTGGATTTAGTAGAACTTGCAGAAAGTAAACATCATGTAAGGCTGCCATTAAAGCTAAATATAGATTTTGAATTTTGATGACTAATTTGTTAAGATTTACAAtgaaatcaagaagaaaaatcatCTTTTCACAGGCTAAAGATCCTGTCAACATACAGAACAAATACAGCCAGAATTTCCGTGGTGTGTATTGCACTTGCGCTCGACCATATCCAGACCCTGAAGATGAGGTGGTTGTCATCTGTTGGTGTTGATGTGACAATAGATCAAGATTAAGGCAACATAGTAACCAGAGTACATCTCATATTTGGTGGTACATTCAAAAAACAACactattttcaagttttttttgcAAAGGCCACCAACCCCAATATCTGTTGTAAATACTTATGGACTAAgcaatggagaaaataaaacatgtagaGATTTCCAGTAAAACATGGACATGATAGATTATTAAATATGAATTACAGTTGaaggcatctgtttacagataGAAGATGAAATGATCCAGTGTGTCATATGCGAAGACTGGTTCCATGGCAGGGTATGTTTTGCTGGAAGAAGTAGTGGTTACTAACAGTCTTGAGATTGTGGGGCTGGATCTTCACAAGTATTTAAGATAATTGACAGATTTGTGTTCAGTAAGTCACTGAGAACAAAATGAACACAGCTACTTTTCACCTGTAGAATATATTAGTCTTGTTAAAGTTTATTAACAGTGCATAGTGGTAGGCCAGAAAGAAGATGAGCTCAGtatctctgttaaaaaaatactgaatggTGACAagattaaaagagaaagaatgcaAAAGTAAGATGAGTTAGAACCATGATCGTTAAATATGGCTGATTCATGTATGCATTTCCCTATTCTGCTTCTGCAGCACCTGAATGCAACAGTGCCTGAAGATTTCCATGAAATGATCTGCACATGTTGCATGGACAAACATAGTTTTTTGTGGGCTTACCAAGTTGACAGTCCTAGTAAGTCATTTACCTGCAAACTATTGTCATAGTGCGTGCAGAAAAACTTGGGTGGCCTACTGATTGCAGTGGAATTGTGTCCATAGTGGTCATATGTAGTTGTGACTTGGAAAAATATTCTCTTCCTGGCTGTTAGCTATACTACTTTACATTACCttgcaaaaaataattaacctgAGGTGGATAAGatgggggtggggagtggggaCAGCATTGATAAAGCAAGCTTTGGGTGGCTTTGAGAGATGACATCAAGCAGACCTATTTTACTGGCTGTAAACTTTTCATGCCTCAAGAGCATCACCAACATGGTCCTTTAGATATCATAGAAATATTCAGGggaaaaaatgataattatGAGTTCTTGAAAAAGCCAGAGGCTTGACCACTGCATGGCATATAAATGAATTCTGAGACAACTGGGATTTGTGCGAATGAAGGGTTGACATGTTGAAGTTTGGTGTcaatgcaaaaattaaaaataaaaaaaaaaaaggaaagatttcCCATATCAAGTGGTTAAAGGGACCGGCAAGTGAAGTAGGAAGTTTAGGTTTAATTTTAGTGGCTGGCTTTGCGTAAAACTCAAATTCCTGCCCCCCAATCATGTCAGAACTTTGTTGCAACCAACACATGTGATTGTGCTTTGTGACGGCTTTTCATTTCAAACAGCacttatttttgtctattttcacTTCACAGTAACTGagttgaaaaaagaagaagcagacatCAAAGTAGAGGTAGGGTTAGAGAGAAGAGAGCAAATTTCCAGTGAAACAAGCTCAACCATGTCAAATGATGTAACTGCCAACATTTTTGAGAACACTTGTGTGTCTTCTGAAGAGGAAACAAAGATAGAGGAAAGCGaggtatgttttatttattgttatttattgcttttaGGGTTTTTGTGCATTGATTTCTAATTAAATTTCCATAGCTTAGAATTGGAAGATTTAGTAACTCTTTATTTCAGTTTAGTTTGACTTGCGAATTTGTGGAAAGATCTAGTGACTGATTCATTGTGATTTAGCTTTACTTGCTAGAATTGGTAAGATTAGTTATGGAAAGATCTAGTGACTTATTATTGTGATTTAACATTGTCCTGTTGTACTTGTGAGATGGCCAGAATACTTTATAATAGCTATTATGCACGcagcaaataaatacacaaagagTGCATGTGACTGTTGGTCATCGTAATCCTTTGTCAAAATAAAGGGTGGCAAAAATATAGTGCATGAATACATGCAAAGCTATCTATTGGTGTAGCTATTTTGACTAAAAGTGGAACTGCTGTGTGTGAGTTGGTCTGCTTTTACTAAAGAACTATGGGGTCTGGAAACATCGACAACTTGGCACCGTGGatctggaaacaaaaaaaaaaattggagctGGAGATCTGAAAATCCCTATATTTAATGTGTAGTGAACACTGGTTTGCAGGTGTTCATGAATTCTGTAGGAGTTAGGATAAGAgcatcagaaaataaattttgcaaaacGAAGAGACCATAggagaaaacatgttttaactGCAGATGTACGCAGAAGAGATTATACTTCTCTTTGAATAACCTTTTGGTTTTTCAATTTCTGTTGAATCAGCCGATGTCCAAACGATTAAAGCGAGAAACACAGAGGGAATCGGAACTTAAAAAAGAGATTGATGGGGAGAGTGAGTGTATTCTGAAAGATCTTCAGCAACATCTGCTCTCTCCAAAACACTGTGGTACATTTTGGGAACGGACACTGGAGGACAAAGCTGTGCAGATGTGCAGAATGCAAGGTGTAAAGTTAGGTCTTTTACCTCTGTTAtaaattttttgtgtaaatccATGTTGGATAACTACCTtcctctgtttttgtttaaagcactttgagcttACTGTAATGTGGGAAAATTGCTACAGAAATCTGTCATTATTACTGTTAGTTTATTTGCTGTGAACAGATgcttagcttttttttattatttattatagcCATTTTAGGTGGCTTACATAGTTTTTGTATATTGTAAGTGAGTTCAGTGGAAGTTTCTTATTTGTGTGCTATCAGAAACTATATGAAGAAGAAGGTGTAAGCTTCCTGTTAGATCCCAAAGACACAGTACAAGCTTATGAGGAACGAGGAAAAATGAAGACACCTTGTATGTCAGAAATAGATCTGGAGAGAAGAGCACTGTCCCAGATGAATCGTGTTCAGCAGGTTGAGTTGTTACAAGGTGAGCCAGTGATTAGGTTGTGGTGGCTGTTAGCATTTCCCATGGAACAGAATATTTACtacagttgttttcattttcccttCTGTATGTTGAAATGATCCTGTATCGTGGAGTACACAGTCTGCTTAATTTATACACACTGGTAATCTTATCCCCAGGTGATACTGCTTTCATGGATCTGAAATCTTGAACCATGTCAGTGCAACACAAGGCTTAATAGACAAATCTGAACATCCATTGACCTTTCAGTCCACAAGATGATCACATCCTCATTTCCcaatttttatatctttgtgttgCTCTCATTAGTAAAACACTAAGTGAGTGCAGTGAGGAAATTGCTATGTAAGAGCccttagtattatttttattaagaatACATCCACACATCTATTCTCAACAGGTTTCATGGATCTGAAAACAGAGCTGCAGGAGTTTCTGAAAGGATTTGCATCTAGTGGCAGGGTGGgttatattattattcattaattattttaatcctGCATGTCtgaaacagaataaacagaGAACTATGCTTTTACTACACCTTAAATTTTTAGTGCACAGTTGAAGTTCATCAaactgttttatctttaaagtaCAGTAAAACCTGACATGTGGATCCTTTTGTCAGTGAAACCTTTGCATCAATACAATACCACTGAGTTGACAACTCGCCTTTTTCTGGCTCCCCGTGATGCCAAACATTAAAGTGCATATAATGTTATATTCATATTGTTGTGACATAATTTGTGTGTATAATTCTTGTTTCTGCCTTGTATTTTTATGGTTGTTCATGTGTCAGTATCCATACTTGCTGGTATGTTTAGTTTTTGTCTATGTTACGTGCTattacatgtttttgtttgtgtaaagcCTATTGCTAAATGCACTGTAGACTTTTATTATTAGTGTAGGTGAATTTGTTGTAAAGTTTCTTATGCACTCATTAGTTTTATTCAGAGAGTATATTGCTTTAAATACATAAGAACTGGCAAAAAGACACCATTCATgcagaagacaacaaaatatattcccacatcagcttttatttttgcatgtacaTATAAAAAGATAGCATAATCTAATTTCCTAAGCACATTCccatttattgtaattttaatcATTCTTTCTTCAGACTTGGCATTTAGATTTTGGAAATTCTGTGGGAATTGATGGGTGCTATCTGATtagtattttataataattttattttcaaaatgtccatatatttggttttttttttctttctaaagatCTAATGCAGTGTTTATAAGGCAGCATAAGTAAGTCAGATATCAAATCGCCCAAGTTTAAGTGCAACAGAAAATGATCTCTGAAAAAGAGTGCGTGCAGGTTGGGGACTTTTTAACAGCATAAGGTTTTCAGAGGAATATAGTATTCCAAATGTAGCCAACCTTTgccttttttatgctttcaaAAGGAATTGTAATTAATggtttttgattctttgttgttgttttttttttttttttggggcaGGTTGTTGCTGAAGAAGACATCCGTGGGTTTTTCAGCCGAATGGAAGCAAAAAGACGTGAACGTAATTTTGTGCCACAGTACTTTTGCAAGTGATGCAAACGCAGAACGCAGGAGCTATTCCTCAAACAGCAGAGACTGAAACTTTTTAACTTTTGggaaaattatgttttgaaGTGAAACATAACTGCTTGATTTTGTTCCACTAGCAggatgctaaaataaaaatgccttaagttttttggggttttttggtaaatatttttattttgaaaaaaatttactgaagagaaaagaaaactgaacaattttattacaaagtaATTGCAGCCATGAGGATGTTAGGACATTATTGAACAAGGTGTTCTTTAATGCCTGTCTGGGTGAATTAtttaaatagtttattattttaagaaccAGAAAGTGTTCAGATATTTGATCAGTCTTGCACTTAGATATTAATAAGGATAGAGGTAACTGGGTAATATTGTGTTTCTTATAGAGTAGCTTGAATGTGGGTTTTAAATGTATCTTTACAAACACACCTTTGTTGGCAGGTTTTATTTGCATAAATTcaataaactattttacaaaGGAATGTTAGCCTGTCTGCATTATTTGATAAGATGTGGCATGCTATGAACTAGCTACTGGCATGTTTTACTTTGATGTCTGTTTGTGAGAGACTGGAGAGGCAGGAGGGTGACATCAGTGTGTGCCCTTGTTATGTGTATTTGTTAGATACTTTGCTAGGGAGGGATGCTACTTATTTTCAGGTCTGTTGTGACAGAAGAACAATTGAcatataaaagttttattgtagtTCTGACACGGCTGCTTGCTCTTTttgggagagggggaggggggcTTGACTAATGACTCAATTCTCTAGGCCATTCTTTGCATTTCCAGACTTTGGCACAGCAATGAAGGCCTTTAATTGTTCTTTCATCCTCTCTTTGTTTGAGCAGTTCAGCTGGGATCTCCTATTAAACCACATACATCTTTCGACGTCTTCCCTTAAGACAGGTAGGTCTGCAGATTCACTGAGCAATGTTAGCGCCCGTATCAGTTGTACAGGTCAGTGtaatattcagtccatcggttgGGCACAGCAGTGTTTTCTGTGAGAATGTGGCCATTGGTGGCTTTGAAGAGAGGTCTTGTGCTGACCTGACTTAGTGAGGGTTTTTAGTGTTTAGATTTACTTTAGGTCTTTAAGCTGTCGCCTGTGCCATTCCCTCTATGATACGGCATTGGCCTTCG
This window of the Pomacea canaliculata isolate SZHN2017 linkage group LG4, ASM307304v1, whole genome shotgun sequence genome carries:
- the LOC112562053 gene encoding LOW QUALITY PROTEIN: putative E3 ubiquitin-protein ligase UBR7 (The sequence of the model RefSeq protein was modified relative to this genomic sequence to represent the inferred CDS: deleted 1 base in 1 codon); amino-acid sequence: MSAENPNIVDDDDSLSLVDVLNEQARLQADASAVLGDSDESNCTYAKGYIQRQALYACATCSSTEPAGICLACSYQCHEGHELYELYTKRFFRCDCGNSKFPESLCKLEKAKDPVNIQNKYSQNFRGVYCTCARPYPDPEDEIEDEMIQCVICEDWFHGRHLNATVPEDFHEMICTCCMDKHSFLWAYQVDSPITELKKEEADIKVEVGLERREQISSETSSTMSNDVTANIFENTCVSSEEETKIEESEPMSKRLKRETQRESELKKEIDGESECILKDLQQHLLSPKHCGTFWERTLETKLCRCAECKKLYEEEGVSFLLDPKDTVQAYEERGKMKTPCMSEIDLERRALSQMNRVQQVELLQGFMDLKTELQEFLKGFASSGRVVAEEDIRGFFSRMEAKRRERNFVPQYFCK